A stretch of the Lolium perenne isolate Kyuss_39 chromosome 3, Kyuss_2.0, whole genome shotgun sequence genome encodes the following:
- the LOC127344426 gene encoding sedoheptulose-1,7-bisphosphatase, chloroplastic, which yields METVAAAGYARGAATRSPACCAAMSFSQSYRPKAARPATSFYGESLRANTARTSLPGRQSKAASRAALTTRCAIGDSLEEFLTKATPDKNLIRLLICMGEAMRTIAFKVRTASCGGTACVNSFGDEQLAVDMLADKLLFEALEYSHVCKYACSEEVPELQDMGGPVEGGFSVAFDPLDGSSIVDTNFTVGTIFGVWPGDKLTGVTGGDQVAAAMGIYGPRTTFVVALKDCPGTHEFLLLDEGKWQHVKDTTTISEGKMFSPGNLRATFDNPDYDKLVNYYVKEKYTLRYTGGMVPDVNQIIVKEKGIFTNVTSPTAKAKLRLLFEVAPLGFLIEKAGGHSSDGKQSVLDKVITQLDERTQVAYGSKNEIIRFEETLYGSSRLASAAVGATV from the exons ATGGAGACCGTCGCGGCAGCCGGTTACGCCCGCGGGGCCGCCACGCGCTCCCCAGCGTGCTGCGCCGCCATGTCCTTCTCGCAGTCCTACAGGCCCAAG GCTGCCAGGCCGGCGACCTCGTTCTACGGCGAGTCGCTGCGCGCGAACACGGCGAGGACGTCGCTCCCGGGGAGGCAGTCCAAGGCGGCGAGCCGCGCGGCGCTCACCACCCGGTGCGCGATCGGGGACAGCCTG GAGGAGTTTCTGACCAAGGCGACGCCGGACAAGAACCTCATCAGGCTGCTCATCTGCATGGGGGAGGCGATGAGGACGATCGCCTTCAAGGTCAGGACCGCGTCCTGCGGCGGCACGGCGTGCGTCAACTCCTTCGGCGACGAGCAGCTCGCCGTCGACATGCTCGCCGACAAGCTCCTCTTCGAG GCGTTGGAGTACTCCCATGTCTGCAAGTATGCGTGCTCCGAGGAAGTGCCTGAGCTCCAGGACATGGGTGGCCCAGTCGAAG GCGGATTCAGTGTCGCGTTCGATCCCCTCGACGGTTCCAGCATCGTGGACACCAACTTCACCGTGGGAACCATCTTCGGTGTCTGGCCGGGCGACAAGCTGACGGGCGTCACCGGTGGCGACCAAGTTGCTGCTGCCATGGGAATCTACGGCCCTCGCACCACTTTCGTTGTTGCCCTCAAGGACTGTCCTGGAACACATGAATTCCTCCTCCTTGACGAAG GCAAATGGCAGCATGTTAAGGACACCACGACCATCAGTGAAGGGAAAATGTTCTCCCCTGGTAACTTGAGGGCCACATTCGATAACCCTGACTACGACAAG CTTGTCAACTACTATGTCAAGGAGAAGTACACGCTGCGTTACACTGGAGGAATGGTTCCTGATGTCAACCAG ATCATCGTGAAGGAGAAGGGCATCTTCACGAACGTGACGTCCCCGACGGCGAAGGCAAAGCTGCGGCTGCTGTTCGAGGTGGCGCCGCTTGGGTTCCTGATCGAGAAGGCCGGCGGGCACAGCAGCGACGGCAAGCAGTCGGTGCTGGACAAGGTGATCACCCAGCTCGACGAGCGGACCCAGGTGGCCTACGGGTCCAAGAACGAGATCATCCGGTTCGAGGAGACGCTGTACGGCTCCTCCAGACTCGCCAGCGCCGCCGTCGGCGCCACCGTCTAA